The DNA region ATCGTAATTAGAACAATTTCGTTAAAATGTTTGCTATTTTCATACAaaagtcaattaaaaaaataagagtaACTTGGACATCTTAAATTGCACTTTTTGAAATGTCAAACTGATACTGAAAAAAAACACTGTTGGATTTATAACTTTTCCGCTTTATACAGGAACCTACGGTTTTCTATAACTTGTATCCGCCGTACACATGATGTAAGGGCTGTCTTCGTTTCCTTTCCCTCTTTTTCCAATTGTTGTACTTTCGATTTCATGACGTATAATTGATCCAAAATATATACCATCAGGTTACTTTTATTACTTGACGACCCTGTAACGTTGGCGCTTAACTAAAAAGGGTTTGAAAAATTGTTCAGTACAAGATATGAAAAGAATCCAAGAgtatattataaataaagtaCTTACCTCGTTTTCTTGTCCGTTTGTGCTACATTTAGCAACAATTGCCAAAACCGTCAACCATGGGATATTTTCAAAGATATGCATCATATGATACTGGCTGAAATTTCAGCAAACAAGAGGTATCATTACAGACAATTTCAAATCTATAAAAAATACAACTAcattttgtatacatgtttaaattattaaattaatattaatagaagtaaaaaaaacaatcatatttcatttaagGAGCCTGGATGGTCGACAAATTATACACTTCAGATCTActtagaaatttaaaataaaataattaaaaatagtttatgaataaagaaaaacattcaaatatttcagCTGTTTCATAATTTTCTGTACGTGTAACTTTAAAGCAAAATCTTCTCGAAgaatttggtttaaaaataaCCACCTATCCAAGCTATCTTAATTTAGAAtcagactacatgtatataaataattcattataataaGAAATCTAAATCTAATCTAAAAACCGAAAACTGAAATACAAGTTTAAGTTAATAGACATATTTTTGggtgttgattttaatcaactctcctatgcagtcactctggcaaaccgaaagtgaaacagtgtttggaccaattaaatcatcaccgctgacaagacgtagatcttgtaaataatagataaattcggtgtactgtatgttgtaccattgtttttcaaaagaaaagtacctataaataccttgaaaatagttagaatttatatagtacaaacaattcaattgttttttgtagttgcatgcaatcctacgctagagttcaatatagtctcgttcagccagacgctcggctgtctccgtaaatctccgacaagcagagagtctctcttggtagtcggagattaacggagacagccgagcatctggttgaacgagactagaattcaatattgttataattttagaaacaattcgattactgataaacagtttgatggaattaattctatctttaaatattatacaacatgattcatatggggttttctcgaaattcttgtcggaaaagttcgagaattcatattataaaaatttaaataacatatcgttgatttaattgataataatcaataaaatcaactcccgacagtacttcagtactttgattaataaaatgttCTTACCGTTGGGTTTTCTTTTGCATCTAGCTTGGTTTTATCGTCTGTGAACTCTACTTATATATTATTggcatttaatgataaaaaaaacctttattgTATCATTAATAAATGATAAACGACAGCTTGTGCCACTTTTTCACTACTGTTACTGTTTGGTCAGTTGGACATAAATCAAACTGGTGGGAaggaactttttaaaatatacaaacgATCGAGTATATTATAGCTCTTGGGTACATATGGCACATATCGGTATATCGTTctgtcaaaacaaaattaattatgcAATTTAAACAAGGAGCCCAGGgaccacatcactcacctgagcaacatttgccttaactctgatcaaattaacataacagtatcaaaatcgaaatgttttgacaacttagtacagtagatcttgctaaaaaaataataaaatctgccaatttttatccacatattttttttggtaaataccaagccccttttgttgttgcacctgtaagaagatttttctctattccgatataccccccccccccccattttgtggccccacctttctctagggaatcatggtttcatcaaacttcaatctgcacaacctgtgctttaacacaagttacagcttttttggactgaaaactttcctagaatatatttaaagattttctctacatattcatatgtaaaaattcatcccaccattgtggccccgtcctacccccagggactatgatttagcaaacttgaatttacactacctgaggatgccaccacacaagtttaagttttctggcctaatagtttttaaaaagaagattttaaaaaaatttctctatattttcctgTTAAAACtcatcccccactgtggcctcaccctacccccggcgACTATGatataaacttgaatctatactatcaggggatgctttcactcaaatttgagcttttctggcctaatagttttttaaggaggatttttaacgattttctaaatatattcatatgtgaaaaattcatcccccactgtggcctcacccttcccccggggactatgatttaacAAACTCGAATTtatactatctgaggatgcttccactcaaatttgggctttcctggcataatatgttttgaaaagaagatttttaaaagagtttctCTATATATgcctatataaaaaaaaatttgtggccccgccctacccctggggaccatgatttgaacaaacttgaatctacactacttgatgcttccactcaaatcaaacacaagttacagcttttccggccaaatggttttttagaaaaaagatttttaaagatgttctctatacattcttatgtaaaaatccattcccccattgtggaccctccctacccccagggaccatgatttgaacaaacttaaatctatactacctgagaatgcttccatacaagttacagcatttctggcctaatactttttgagaagaagatttttgaaaaataccaacaatttttcaatctcccctttaaagagggcctGGCCgttcatttgaacaaatttgaatcaccttcacccagtgatgctttgtgccaagtttggttgaaatctgtccagtggttctggagaagaagatgaaaatgtgcaaagtttacaacaacgacaacgccgCCAACGCCAACGatgacagacaacggacaaattttgattagaGAAGtttacttgagctttcagctcaggtaagctaaacacttaacattatttcaaatattgaatatataaatgCATTAAAGTTTCTAATAATGCATTAATAACATTAACAGGGCCAAACTGTGTCACCCTCTTAGTTTCAACCCTAAAATACAAGAGCAAAAGGAAAATAATGTATACAGCTTCAGATACCAATCTTTGGATTGAAAGACGAAAGAAATTAAACTGTTGTAAAACCAGTATTGTTCTTTTTTGCAGACTTAATTtcttatatctttttttctaaatttta from Crassostrea angulata isolate pt1a10 chromosome 7, ASM2561291v2, whole genome shotgun sequence includes:
- the LOC128156707 gene encoding uncharacterized protein LOC128156707, whose protein sequence is MQKKTQRQYHMMHIFENIPWLTVLAIVAKCSTNGQENELSANVTGSSSNKSNLMVYILDQLYVMKSKVQQLEKEGKETKTALTSCVRRIQVIENRKEIKCEAGTVKHFEYPAGKWPDSRRIDFRSPFSETPTLTYGLYFLDSYYGKNLRIDTVVTSLSRTGFQLTLRSWANTVLYGAYVSWMACGK